One genomic segment of Actinomycetota bacterium includes these proteins:
- a CDS encoding alpha/beta hydrolase — translation MNVPVTECIAVAPGVELQARTWGGDEMPFLLVHGLASNARTWDGVAGRLYEHGHPVTSVDLRGHGMSAKPDDGYDFATLANDLLAVLDDLRWANAVVAGQSTGGNLAIELASRAPTRVAGVAGVDGGFIELRHRWPRWEDCERALAPPVLDGMPRSRVAAAMRVAHRDWSAEGIEATLANLEVLADGTVRPWLTRPRHLRILRALWEHSPAEVMATVAAPVLLVPADSGDDWSRAKRVEVDRAVASGRDVRVHWFSQADHDVHVQHPVELADVLHEWAVRSASAAGGTAPS, via the coding sequence GTGAACGTTCCCGTCACCGAATGCATCGCGGTCGCGCCGGGCGTCGAGTTGCAGGCGCGAACGTGGGGCGGCGACGAGATGCCCTTCCTGTTGGTACACGGCCTCGCATCGAACGCCCGCACCTGGGACGGCGTGGCCGGCCGGCTGTACGAGCACGGACACCCGGTGACGAGCGTCGACCTCCGAGGTCACGGCATGAGCGCCAAGCCCGACGACGGCTACGACTTCGCGACCCTGGCGAACGACCTGCTCGCGGTCCTCGACGATCTCCGTTGGGCGAACGCGGTGGTGGCCGGTCAGTCCACGGGCGGCAACCTCGCGATCGAGCTCGCGTCGCGAGCGCCGACGCGGGTCGCCGGCGTGGCGGGCGTCGACGGCGGCTTCATCGAGCTCCGGCACCGCTGGCCGCGGTGGGAGGACTGCGAGCGGGCGCTCGCCCCGCCTGTGCTCGACGGCATGCCGCGGTCCCGCGTCGCGGCCGCCATGCGCGTCGCCCATCGCGACTGGAGCGCGGAGGGGATCGAGGCCACGCTCGCGAACCTCGAGGTGCTCGCGGACGGCACCGTCCGGCCGTGGCTGACGCGGCCCCGCCACCTCCGGATCCTGCGCGCGCTGTGGGAGCACAGCCCGGCGGAGGTCATGGCCACGGTGGCAGCGCCCGTGCTGCTCGTGCCGGCCGACAGCGGCGACGACTGGTCTCGTGCCAAGCGCGTCGAGGTCGACCGGGCGGTCGCGTCCGGACGCGACGTACGCGTGCACTGGTTCTCGCAGGCAGACCACGACGTACACGTGCAGCACCCGGTGGAGCTGGCCGACGTCCTGCACGAGTGGGCCGTCCGTTCCGCCTCCGCGGCCGGTGGGACGGCACCGTCGTGA